The Pelagibacterium halotolerans B2 genome has a segment encoding these proteins:
- a CDS encoding ABC transporter ATP-binding protein, producing MDTQQPILEIAGLSTVFKIGRRRIVAVRDLDLTIGPGETVALVGESGSGKSVTSLSIMGLLPRGVGEVEEGHLALRGKSGDVIDLRGLSREAFRRVRGNDIGMVFQEPLTSLNPVYTVGEQIAEPIRIHMRRSRAQAFSDAVGLLTDVGIPDPERRAGQYPHELSGGMRQRATIAMALACDPALLIADEPTTALDVTIQAQILDLLKRLQTERGMGMLFITHNLGVVAEIADRIAVMYAGSIVETGRVAQVFGHPRHPYTKGLMRSVPRIGEATALKEAGTPLPTIAGSVPSLANLPTGCPFAPRCSYAVDACTEALPPLFDAGEGHLSRCIRWQEV from the coding sequence ATGGACACACAACAGCCCATCCTCGAGATCGCCGGGCTTTCCACAGTCTTCAAGATCGGCAGGCGGCGCATCGTTGCCGTGCGCGATCTCGACCTCACCATCGGCCCCGGCGAGACCGTGGCGCTGGTGGGGGAATCGGGTTCGGGCAAGTCGGTCACCAGCCTGAGCATCATGGGCCTGCTGCCCAGGGGCGTGGGCGAAGTCGAGGAAGGGCATCTGGCGCTGCGCGGCAAGTCCGGCGATGTCATCGATCTGCGCGGTCTTTCGCGCGAAGCGTTCCGGCGGGTGCGGGGCAACGATATCGGCATGGTGTTCCAGGAGCCGCTCACCAGCCTCAACCCGGTCTATACGGTTGGCGAACAGATCGCCGAGCCGATCCGTATCCACATGCGCCGCTCGCGCGCCCAGGCCTTTTCGGACGCGGTCGGGCTGCTCACCGATGTCGGCATTCCCGATCCCGAGCGCCGGGCCGGCCAATATCCCCATGAATTGTCGGGCGGCATGCGGCAGCGGGCGACCATCGCCATGGCGCTGGCCTGCGATCCGGCGCTGCTCATCGCCGACGAGCCGACAACGGCGCTCGACGTCACCATCCAGGCCCAGATCCTCGATCTGCTCAAGCGCCTGCAGACCGAACGCGGAATGGGCATGCTGTTCATCACCCACAATCTGGGCGTGGTTGCCGAAATCGCCGACCGGATCGCGGTGATGTATGCCGGATCGATCGTGGAAACGGGCAGGGTCGCGCAGGTCTTTGGCCATCCGCGCCATCCCTATACCAAGGGGCTGATGCGCTCGGTGCCCCGGATCGGGGAAGCCACGGCGCTCAAGGAGGCGGGCACGCCTCTGCCCACCATTGCCGGCTCGGTCCCGAGCCTTGCCAATCTGCCGACCGGATGCCCGTTCGCTCCGCGGTGCAGCTATGCCGTCGATGCGTGCACCGAGGCCCTGCCGCCCCTTTTCGATGCGGGTGAGGGGCATTTGAGCCGCTGCATCCGCTGGCAGGAGGTTTGA
- a CDS encoding dihydrodipicolinate synthase family protein, protein MPLFEGVVPPVVTPLTSDFDVDYEAFDRVVDFLLEAGVHGLFVLGSTSEVVFHDEKTRLKIIERALRRAGGRVPVLAGVIDTATDRVIAQARAAQSAGVDAVVATAPFYARTSQPEIVDHFRYLREALEVPVIAYDIPVCVHIKLERSTISTLAREGAIAGLKDSSGDDGSFRYVLADTAGLPDFFAMTGSEIVVDSMLNLGAHGVVPGLANVDPHGYVRLWNLCRSGDLAGARREQERLCKLFEIVWLGLPRISAGSAGVGAFKTAMRSLGIIETNTLARPQRALNGEETARLDAILRATGLLE, encoded by the coding sequence ATGCCGCTCTTTGAAGGTGTCGTTCCCCCCGTCGTGACCCCCCTGACATCGGATTTCGATGTTGACTATGAGGCGTTCGACCGCGTCGTGGACTTCCTGCTCGAAGCCGGCGTCCATGGTCTTTTCGTCCTGGGGTCCACAAGCGAAGTGGTGTTTCACGACGAAAAAACCCGCTTAAAGATCATCGAGCGGGCGCTCAGGCGCGCCGGTGGACGGGTGCCGGTGCTGGCCGGCGTTATCGATACGGCGACCGACCGCGTCATCGCGCAGGCCCGCGCGGCGCAGTCGGCGGGGGTCGATGCCGTGGTGGCCACGGCACCCTTTTATGCGCGCACCAGCCAGCCCGAGATCGTCGATCATTTCCGCTATCTGCGCGAAGCGCTCGAAGTTCCCGTCATTGCCTATGACATCCCGGTCTGCGTTCACATCAAGCTCGAACGCTCGACGATTTCCACGCTCGCCCGGGAAGGCGCGATTGCCGGGCTCAAGGATTCGAGCGGGGATGACGGATCGTTTCGCTATGTGCTGGCCGATACGGCCGGCCTGCCCGATTTCTTTGCCATGACGGGGTCCGAGATCGTTGTCGACAGCATGCTCAATCTGGGCGCGCATGGGGTGGTGCCCGGGCTGGCCAATGTCGATCCGCATGGCTATGTGCGGCTCTGGAACCTGTGCCGGTCGGGCGATCTGGCGGGCGCGCGGCGCGAACAGGAACGCCTGTGCAAACTGTTCGAGATCGTCTGGCTGGGGCTGCCGCGCATCAGTGCGGGTTCGGCCGGTGTCGGCGCCTTCAAGACCGCCATGCGCAGCCTGGGGATCATCGAAACCAATACGCTGGCAAGGCCGCAAAGGGCGCTCAATGGCGAGGAGACGGCCAGGCTCGACGCCATCCTGCGCGCAACCGGGCTTTTGGAGTGA
- a CDS encoding ABC transporter permease, with amino-acid sequence MLSARPAKGPLRRALDRFFANVPAVIGLAVITVIVGLSLTYQWWWAYAPNDIDLRAISQGPSATHWMGSDGVGRDVLARLMQGGRVSLLVAVVSMFISMFLGFIVGAVAGFSGRLVDGAAMRLVDLVMTLPPVIFLLVLASIAGTGVVPTIIVISLLSWPVLARMVRARFLELRERDFVVAARGMGASLPHLLIRHGIPNCIDILVVYASLQIAAGILLEAGLSFLGLGIAPPEASWGNMLNAARSTRVLENYPWQWMFPGAMLVISVLAINFIGDGLRDAFDPRSDLN; translated from the coding sequence ATCTTGTCCGCACGGCCAGCCAAAGGACCGCTCAGGCGCGCGCTGGACCGGTTCTTTGCAAACGTTCCCGCCGTCATCGGGCTGGCCGTCATCACCGTGATCGTCGGGCTCTCGCTCACCTATCAGTGGTGGTGGGCCTATGCGCCCAACGATATCGACCTGCGCGCCATCAGCCAGGGGCCGTCGGCGACGCACTGGATGGGCAGCGACGGGGTGGGCCGGGACGTTCTGGCGCGGCTCATGCAGGGCGGGCGGGTTTCGCTGCTGGTTGCCGTGGTTTCGATGTTCATTTCGATGTTTCTGGGGTTCATCGTCGGGGCGGTGGCCGGTTTTTCCGGGCGGCTTGTCGATGGCGCCGCCATGCGGCTGGTCGATCTGGTCATGACGCTGCCGCCGGTCATCTTCCTTCTGGTGCTCGCCTCGATTGCCGGAACCGGCGTGGTTCCGACCATCATCGTGATTTCGCTTCTTTCATGGCCGGTGCTGGCGCGCATGGTCCGGGCGCGGTTCCTCGAATTGCGCGAGCGCGATTTCGTGGTCGCGGCGCGCGGCATGGGGGCGAGCCTGCCGCATCTGCTCATCCGCCACGGCATCCCCAACTGCATCGACATTCTCGTCGTTTACGCTTCGCTGCAGATCGCGGCGGGCATCCTGCTCGAAGCCGGGCTGTCGTTTCTGGGCCTGGGCATCGCGCCGCCCGAGGCGAGCTGGGGCAACATGCTCAACGCCGCCCGCTCGACGCGCGTTCTCGAAAACTATCCCTGGCAGTGGATGTTCCCCGGCGCGATGCTGGTCATTTCCGTCCTCGCGATCAATTTCATAGGCGACGGTCTGCGCGACGCCTTCGATCCCCGATCCGATCTCAACTAA
- a CDS encoding ABC transporter permease, with product MLRYIAYRVVLGLLMLLALTVLIFVMLRLTPGDPIDAYINPTIPIAEADLAALRERLGLDQPLPVQYFAWLGAALSGNFGFSIQRGGAPVLPLVLSRVWPTVLLMLSATAIAIVVGIVAGIVSAVRKNRPADISLSVFSFLGVSSPAFLTGILGLYGFSVVLRWFPSGGMLTPGRPFSGLDLLYHLILPATLLSIAQGALIMRYMRGSLLEVLSQDYVRTARAKGVREFWVVVKHAVRNALLPVITLIGSTIGGAIGGAIFIESVFNWPGMGLLMINAVSSRDYSVIMCATLLIGASVILVNLLTDIAYAAVDPRIRNA from the coding sequence ATGCTCCGATACATCGCGTACCGCGTGGTTTTGGGACTGCTCATGCTTTTGGCGCTGACGGTGCTGATTTTCGTCATGCTCCGGCTGACGCCCGGCGATCCGATCGACGCCTATATCAACCCAACAATACCGATCGCGGAGGCAGACCTTGCTGCATTGCGCGAAAGACTGGGGCTCGATCAGCCGCTTCCGGTGCAATATTTCGCATGGCTGGGCGCCGCGCTCTCGGGCAATTTCGGCTTTTCGATCCAGCGCGGAGGCGCGCCGGTGCTGCCGCTGGTTCTCAGCCGGGTCTGGCCGACCGTCCTGCTCATGCTGTCGGCCACGGCGATCGCCATTGTCGTGGGGATCGTGGCGGGCATCGTCAGCGCGGTCAGAAAGAACAGGCCGGCCGATATCTCGCTCTCGGTATTTTCGTTTCTGGGCGTATCGAGCCCGGCCTTTCTGACGGGAATCCTCGGCCTTTACGGCTTTTCGGTCGTTTTGCGCTGGTTTCCATCGGGGGGCATGCTGACGCCGGGCCGGCCGTTTTCGGGCCTGGATCTGCTCTATCATCTCATTTTGCCTGCAACGCTGCTGTCGATTGCCCAGGGGGCGCTTATCATGCGCTACATGCGCGGATCGCTGCTCGAGGTCTTGTCCCAGGACTATGTGCGGACCGCCCGTGCCAAGGGAGTTCGGGAGTTCTGGGTGGTGGTCAAGCATGCGGTGCGCAATGCGCTGCTGCCCGTCATCACGCTGATCGGATCGACCATTGGCGGGGCGATCGGCGGAGCGATCTTTATCGAAAGCGTCTTCAACTGGCCGGGCATGGGTCTTTTGATGATCAACGCTGTGTCCAGCCGGGACTACAGCGTCATCATGTGCGCCACGCTGCTGATCGGAGCCAGCGTCATCCTCGTCAACCTTCTGACCGACATCGCCTATGCGGCTGTCGATCCGCGCATCAGGAACGCCTAA
- a CDS encoding ABC transporter substrate-binding protein, with protein sequence MLGRRLGRLAVLAGLAMAGTALVALPVAAQDQGKTIVGGFDVGPGGFPGNFNPLTATAGFTWLNTYYEPLVTYTADLAELTGELAEDYSTSEDLTTFTFNLADATWHDGEPFTSADVKFTFDLAMNAQSGSIFAARLGDVVSVETPDEKTAVVTLSGPNGGFLSTISQLMMLPEHILGSMPAAELAQSDWWSTSPVGTGPFSFVQYVSDQYVELEAFEDYRDGRPQVDQLINRYFADPAAAVAALRAGEIAFTYAEPDDAGSFEDDADFSVIVGDSFVLNYIGFNHRTELWDDVRVRQAVMHAIDRDAIIESLYNGAATKAQCNYVAPQYVPDDLVDYSYDPEKARSLLAEAGWDQINGTREISWVTYYDSPQVANIMAAIQSMLAEVGINVVPRVVDVPTYNGIVRGDDVDQFPMVYAGAGNGPNPAQHNINLNSGQTPPNGNNIMHIALPELDAALETAMSEADPEQMAARWQDVCRIVNEEMPWGSMWVANRYGIASNALENFVWTPAPGGGPFEMNPEDWDITAE encoded by the coding sequence ATGCTTGGGAGGAGACTTGGACGATTGGCGGTCCTGGCAGGACTGGCCATGGCGGGAACTGCCCTTGTGGCATTGCCCGTTGCGGCTCAGGACCAGGGCAAGACGATTGTCGGCGGGTTTGACGTGGGACCGGGAGGGTTTCCCGGCAATTTCAATCCGCTGACCGCGACGGCCGGATTTACCTGGCTCAACACCTATTACGAGCCGCTCGTTACCTATACCGCCGATCTTGCGGAACTGACCGGGGAACTGGCCGAGGATTATTCGACGAGCGAAGACCTGACCACATTCACCTTCAATCTCGCCGATGCAACCTGGCACGATGGCGAGCCGTTCACGTCGGCGGACGTCAAGTTCACCTTCGATCTGGCCATGAATGCACAAAGCGGCAGTATTTTCGCGGCGCGCCTGGGCGACGTGGTTTCGGTGGAAACCCCAGATGAGAAGACCGCCGTCGTGACCTTGAGCGGACCCAATGGCGGTTTTCTTTCCACAATCAGCCAGCTCATGATGCTGCCCGAGCACATCCTGGGGTCGATGCCGGCCGCCGAGCTGGCGCAAAGCGACTGGTGGTCGACGAGCCCGGTGGGCACCGGCCCCTTCAGCTTCGTCCAATATGTCAGCGATCAGTATGTCGAGCTCGAAGCGTTCGAGGATTACCGCGACGGACGCCCGCAGGTCGACCAGCTCATCAACCGCTATTTTGCCGATCCGGCTGCCGCGGTGGCGGCCCTGAGGGCGGGAGAGATCGCGTTTACCTATGCCGAGCCCGACGATGCGGGGAGCTTCGAGGACGACGCGGATTTCTCGGTCATTGTCGGGGATTCCTTCGTGCTCAACTATATCGGGTTCAATCACCGGACCGAGTTGTGGGACGATGTGCGGGTGCGCCAGGCGGTCATGCATGCCATCGATCGCGATGCCATCATCGAGAGCCTGTATAACGGCGCCGCTACCAAGGCCCAGTGCAATTACGTCGCGCCGCAATATGTGCCCGACGACCTGGTCGATTATTCCTACGATCCGGAAAAGGCGCGCAGCCTTCTGGCGGAAGCGGGGTGGGACCAGATCAACGGCACCCGGGAGATTTCGTGGGTCACCTATTACGACAGCCCGCAGGTCGCCAACATCATGGCCGCCATTCAGTCCATGCTCGCGGAGGTCGGGATCAACGTCGTGCCGCGGGTGGTGGATGTCCCCACATATAACGGCATCGTGCGCGGGGATGACGTGGACCAGTTCCCGATGGTCTATGCCGGTGCGGGCAATGGTCCCAACCCGGCCCAGCACAACATCAACCTCAATTCCGGCCAGACGCCGCCCAACGGCAACAACATCATGCATATCGCCCTGCCCGAACTCGATGCGGCGCTGGAAACGGCAATGAGTGAAGCGGATCCCGAGCAGATGGCCGCGCGCTGGCAGGACGTTTGCCGGATCGTCAATGAAGAAATGCCGTGGGGATCGATGTGGGTCGCCAACCGGTACGGTATCGCCTCGAACGCGCTCGAGAACTTCGTCTGGACCCCGGCACCGGGCGGCGGACCGTTCGAGATGAACCCCGAAGACTGGGACATCACGGCTGAATAG
- a CDS encoding FadR/GntR family transcriptional regulator gives MSRPLRPLEKAPPLHISVQESLRSYIEENALEAGAPLPPESFLAQQLGVGRNSVREAIKALESLGVLETRRGVGVFVKEFSFKPLLDNLAYGLQASLRDIEELRQIRLVLETGLIDKTIEMISAEDLDELRQVTERMRVKAESNQSFAQEDQQFHKLLFRCQNNQMLSSLIDIFWTAYYKTSGFADLENPNPLSTWRDHHDIVEAIAARDAKAARERLAAHYSGIQEVVAQSRSALSPDDSKD, from the coding sequence TTGAGCCGGCCCCTCAGACCTCTCGAGAAAGCGCCACCCCTGCACATCAGCGTGCAGGAAAGCCTGCGCAGCTATATCGAGGAGAACGCGCTGGAGGCCGGCGCGCCGCTGCCACCGGAGAGCTTTCTCGCCCAGCAATTGGGTGTCGGGCGGAATTCGGTGCGTGAGGCCATCAAGGCTCTGGAATCTCTGGGGGTGCTCGAAACGCGGCGCGGCGTCGGGGTTTTCGTGAAGGAGTTCTCTTTCAAGCCGCTGCTGGACAATCTGGCTTACGGGCTGCAGGCCTCGCTGCGCGATATCGAGGAGTTGCGGCAGATCAGGCTGGTGCTGGAAACCGGGCTAATCGACAAGACCATCGAAATGATAAGCGCGGAAGACCTTGATGAACTGCGTCAGGTGACCGAGCGGATGCGCGTCAAGGCCGAGAGCAACCAAAGCTTCGCCCAGGAGGACCAGCAGTTCCACAAGCTGCTTTTCCGCTGCCAGAACAATCAGATGCTCAGCTCGCTCATCGATATCTTCTGGACGGCCTACTACAAGACGTCAGGGTTCGCGGACCTTGAAAATCCCAATCCTCTTTCCACCTGGCGCGACCACCACGACATCGTCGAAGCGATCGCGGCCAGGGATGCAAAAGCAGCCCGCGAGCGGCTGGCCGCCCACTATTCCGGCATCCAGGAGGTGGTGGCCCAAAGCCGCTCCGCGCTGTCCCCCGACGATTCGAAAGACTGA
- a CDS encoding chemotaxis protein CheW, with amino-acid sequence MEALGLRDEYSDTTAGASQNSLQLIAFSIDEQIYGVEITTVREIRAWNGATPLPNTREYVRGVINLRGTIVPIFDLRARFGDGQTNPTKNHVVVVMSVGEKWIGILVDAVSDILTVSKDDIHAVPEGNSGDTELLNGIVTHDSRMVGLIDLAAVVSGAKTDA; translated from the coding sequence ATGGAAGCGCTTGGTCTTCGCGACGAATATTCGGACACAACGGCAGGAGCCAGCCAGAACTCGCTGCAGCTTATTGCCTTTTCCATCGATGAACAGATCTATGGCGTCGAAATCACCACCGTGCGCGAAATCCGCGCCTGGAACGGGGCGACGCCTTTGCCCAACACGCGCGAATATGTGCGCGGGGTCATCAATCTGCGCGGCACCATCGTGCCGATCTTCGATCTGCGCGCCCGCTTCGGGGACGGCCAGACCAACCCCACCAAGAACCACGTCGTGGTGGTGATGAGCGTTGGCGAAAAGTGGATCGGCATCCTTGTCGATGCGGTCTCGGACATCCTGACCGTTTCCAAGGACGATATCCACGCGGTGCCCGAGGGCAATTCGGGCGATACCGAGCTTTTGAACGGCATCGTCACCCATGACAGCCGCATGGTGGGGCTGATCGACCTCGCCGCGGTGGTGTCGGGCGCCAAGACCGACGCCTGA